From one bacterium genomic stretch:
- a CDS encoding site-specific integrase yields MKHGKLPVISLQRLVQDFFEKYLTVERHVSRHTVLAYRDGLKLFLRHAAERFGCTVDRLEHATLDVEVVRSFLGWLKTQRRCGARTRNQRLAAIKSFACYVASVAPEHLERCRRIREMRPARVEHPEIEYLDDDEVLTLFRAIDPITGHRDQALLLLLYNTGARVQEIVDLDISDVRRDPVALITLQGKGRKQRTCPLWPRTVNAIDAWLAERDTDSGPLFLNAHHRRLSRSGVAHILRTLAQRAELCPRHAKRVTPHVIRHTTAMHLLQSGVDITTIAAWLGHSQITTTHAYVEINLRMKQKAIAVADTLPELNQGTFPQDDLLTWLAALGRSSSYVQEPPPMAPLAFSRSSPLHITGSCT; encoded by the coding sequence GTGAAGCATGGCAAGCTCCCTGTCATTTCCCTCCAGAGGCTCGTCCAGGACTTCTTCGAGAAGTATCTGACCGTGGAGCGCCACGTCAGCCGCCACACGGTGCTGGCCTACCGTGACGGCCTCAAGCTGTTCCTCCGGCATGCTGCCGAACGGTTCGGGTGCACGGTCGATCGGCTCGAACACGCAACCCTCGACGTCGAAGTCGTCCGATCCTTCCTCGGCTGGCTCAAAACGCAACGCAGGTGCGGGGCACGCACGCGCAACCAACGGCTGGCCGCCATCAAATCCTTTGCCTGCTACGTCGCCTCCGTCGCTCCCGAACACCTGGAACGTTGCCGCAGAATCCGTGAGATGCGACCCGCCCGCGTCGAGCATCCGGAGATCGAGTACCTCGACGACGACGAAGTCCTCACGCTGTTCCGGGCGATCGACCCCATCACCGGTCATCGCGACCAGGCGCTGCTCCTGCTGCTCTACAACACCGGCGCCCGTGTCCAGGAGATCGTCGACCTCGACATCTCCGATGTGCGGCGCGACCCCGTCGCTCTGATCACCTTGCAGGGCAAGGGGCGCAAACAGCGGACCTGTCCGCTGTGGCCGAGGACGGTCAACGCCATCGATGCCTGGCTTGCAGAGCGTGACACCGACAGTGGCCCGCTCTTCCTGAACGCTCACCACCGCCGGCTCAGTCGCTCAGGCGTTGCCCACATCCTACGGACACTCGCCCAGCGTGCTGAGCTCTGTCCCCGACACGCCAAACGCGTCACACCGCACGTCATTCGCCACACGACCGCGATGCACTTGCTCCAATCTGGCGTCGACATCACCACCATCGCCGCCTGGCTCGGCCACTCCCAGATCACCACCACGCATGCCTACGTCGAAATCAACCTGCGCATGAAGCAGAAAGCCATCGCTGTGGCGGATACGTTACCCGAGCTCAACCAAGGAACTTTTCCCCAAGACGACCTCCTGACCTGGCTTGCCGCCCTCGGCCGGTCAAGTAGTTATGTGCAGGAGCCGCCGCCGATGGCACCGCTAGCCTTCAGCCGAAGCTCTCCACTCCACATAACCGGCAGCTGCACATAA
- a CDS encoding ribbon-helix-helix protein, CopG family, with protein MQTVQMTLDEELVAEVDRAIKGLGTTRSAFTREALRFALARLREQELERRHREGYEKFPVEPGEFSDWEGEQAWVD; from the coding sequence ATGCAGACCGTTCAGATGACCCTCGATGAAGAGCTGGTCGCCGAAGTCGACCGGGCGATCAAGGGGCTGGGTACGACTCGCTCGGCGTTCACCCGGGAGGCGCTGCGCTTCGCTCTGGCGAGGCTCCGCGAGCAAGAGCTGGAGCGCCGGCATCGGGAAGGCTACGAGAAGTTCCCGGTCGAGCCGGGTGAGTTCAGCGACTGGGAAGGCGAGCAGGCGTGGGTCGACTGA